CGAATTCCAGGAATCTTGCTGACAGCTGCTCTGAGTGCCTGCATCATGCCGAGCACGGCCGTGGCCACGACTGCTCCGGAGGTGCAGTCGACCGCACATGAGCAGGGCTGCGACCGGTTACAGGAGCAACTGCCGGAGCTGGCGAGCCGCGGCGAAACCCGTGCCTTGTGCGTCGAAACCCGAGAAGCGAACCCGGCAGATGGTGGACCCGCGAACTCGATGATGGCCGCCGCCGTCCCCGAACGGTGCATGGGGGACTACCCGAACGACGCGTGGATCATCGATCGCTTCGTGGGATGTCACCGCGAGCTCGTCCTGCTACGGGTGGTCGAAGTTCCGAGCGGCCAGCAGATCGGGGAGGTCGACCTGTCGGTGGTCAACTCCCTTGAGGTCGACCCGAAGACGTTGACGTGGAACCACAGCGCTCAAGTCTTCCGAGTCGGCGCTCGTGGCGATGTCAACGGCGTCATCGCCAATGCCGAAGCCACCTGCGACACCGGGTGCACGGTCGCCACATCGACGCCACCGTCCGGCCTGGTGCTCACCAACCCGCAGGGGAGCATGACCGCCAACTCCATTGTGGATCCAGCGGTGCCCGGCTCCGTTGTGGCTGGCCGCACGAGCTGGACCATCAGCTACACGCAGATGGGCGCTGCTCCGTCGGAACCTGCCGTCTACACCAGTGAGCCTGTGCGATGCGACAATGCCACACCTAACGCAGCAGCAGGATGTGTGTTGGCGCGCTACACGCCGACCTTGACCTACAGCTTCGCGAACAACGGCGAACTCGCACAACACGTCGCTGACGCGCAGGCATCCGGGCTGCCGGGTTCGCCGATCAGCAGCGCACTCACCCGGCAAACCGACCCCGAACTCATCAACAAGAACCGGAACACCGCTTGCCCAGGTAGTTTGCCGCGCCCAGACGGGACGGAATGCGACGAGTACCCCTTCGCCAGCACCAACCAGGGAGCGTTCCTCGGCAATGGCTACAGCCAGCGCATGATCCTCGCGGGCGACAACCAACAAGGCGGGCGCGAACTCGCCGCGTTCTATCGCACCAACCGCGTGATGAACTTCGACCCCTTCTACGTTGAAGTGGTCGGAAGCTAGACTGGTGAGATGCCGGAACCGTTGACCATCTCGGGGACCGTCGAAGCGAGCTATCACCAGTTCTTCCTGCTCGACGTTGACACCTACCCCGAAGATGCCGGTCGGTTGTCCTGGCAGGACAACGGCCTCGTCACCACCACCACCGGCATCCTCGCCATCAGCACCGGCATCCACACCGGACCAGCTCGTCTGGTGGTGGAGCGCTTGTCCAGCGCTCCACCACTGACGACGCGAACGTGGGACGATGTCGTGGAAACCTCTCTGCACGTGCCGCAGCGCGAGCTTCGCGTAGCCGGACTGATGCAAGAACCCTCGCCCGAACTGCGGACTCCGGTTCAGGTCGACAGCACCCTGTGCCGCGTGCGCGTGCACGCCAGCGGTCGCGATACGGCATTCGACGTCGCCGTCTCGGATGCCGTCGAAGATTACCTCGTGCAGCTGTGGGAAACCGACAGCGACGATCCCGATGCCATCATGCATGCGACGAGTTCTTATGGAACAAGAATGCGCGGCCATTGAACGGGAAGCTCCCCAAGGCTGCTGAACAGCTCGTTTGCACGCCGAGCGGTCCGCGGAAAGCATCAACATCGCAGTCCTGCTGCCTGCCCTGGGGTGCGTGTTGCTGCGCTGTGCGCCCGAAGGGGGTGGTCTGGCCGAGCAAGTGCGCCAAGCGCACCGCGACGCGTGCTCTCCACGCGCGTGGAGGTGCTCCGCGACCGGCCAAGGCCCGCCTCTTGGATAGGGGTGCTCTCCACTCACGTGGAGGTGGTCCGGACCCGCACGACGAATCCCACCGCAGGCGCCTGCGCTCTCCACGCATGCGGAGAACACCCCTTCGCGAACAGGGGTTTTAGAAGAGCAGTTGTTCGTTTTCGCCGCCTTCGGCGTATGCGAGTCGTGGAAGCCGATGCGCTGCAGTCCTTCGAAGTCCAATGCGCTCCGGCGTCGCTGTCCTGCAGTGGTGATGGTGTATCACTGTTCGTTGTCCGTTGGATGAACGCACACGGCCGCTCCGTCACCGATGGCGTCGGCTACCTGGTTCCACAGTTCGTCGCGTACCCGAGCTGAGATGGAGCCGACGTAGAGGCCTGGTGCCGGCTCGGTAAGCCAGCGCGACAACGAACCGCGCACGTAATCCGGTACGGCAGTCGTGGAGATGACCACGAGGTTGGACATCCGCTCAGTCCTTATCGAGTTCCCGGACGTGGTTGACACCTGCATCGATCGGACCGAGATCGGGGTTCCACAGGTGGACGAGCTCGATCTCGGTGGGACCGTCGGCGTCTTCCGATGACGTCACACGCCGATCTGGATCGAGCGGATTCTGCACATCGGTGACTATCCACGGCAACAGCCGTACGAGGTGGAAGTCCTTACGAAGCAGGATGCGTACGTCGCGGGTGACTGCCCGCTGGCCATCCTCTGGCCACAAGCGCGCGACCGGAACAACAGCAGACAAGTTCGTTGAGTTACGCCGCTGAATAGCCGTGCTGCGCGCGCCAGAACTCGTAGTCGTCACCCAGCTACACGTTGATCCATTCGGGGGATTCTCCAGTCCGAGTGACGAAACACCGCTCAAAGTGTCAGGGGCGCCGGGCAGCATGTGGCCGTCAGTTGATCACCATGTTGAAACGCTGCTGAGGATCACTCGTGTTGGACGAGCTCAAGATCAGCCCTACGGCACCGCTGTGGGGGCCGTGGGGCAAGGCGGGGAAAGCGAAACATCCGCATCCGTTGATCTGCCACGCGATCGACACCGCGGCGGTCGCCGGCTTGCTGTACGACGTCCTGCTCGGCCCGCAGGTGCGTCGAGACTTGGAGGAAGGGCTGCGCCCGCTCGGGGACCCCAGGGCGTGGGTCGCTGTGCTGGCCGGGCTGCACGACATCGGCAAGTCCAGCCCGATCTTCCAAGCGATGCGGCATGAGCTGGCAGCCGAGCACATTGGGAAAGAAGTGCGCCCGCTGCTCACCGAGCTGGAACCGAGTGCCAAGCGGAACGATTCCAAGACTTTCCACGGCACGCTCACCGCTGTGCACCTGAGCCGCTGTTTGGACGGATGGGGAGCGTCCGTCGAGCTCCGCGACGCACTCTCTTTCGGCCTCGGCGGTCATCACGGCTCCCTGCTGACATCCCACGAAGTACGCTTAGCCTGCGGGCGCCTGCCGCACCACGGTGGCGAACCCTGGCACGAGCTGCGCTGCGCCGTGGTCCGGGAGGTCGCGAGGCTGTGGGGGCTCGGTGACCCGGCGGAGGCCGACTGGCGCAACGCGAAGCTCGACGTGCCGAGCGCGGTGGGCCTCGCGGGCTTGACGTCGGTGGCGGACTGGATCGCCTCCGACGAGAACAACTTCGGCTATGTCGAGCCCCCGCTGAAAGAGCTCGATCTCACCGCTTACCGGGATAAGTCCCTTGCCCTGGCGGAAAAGGCCGTCTACGAGACGCTTCGCTGGAAGCGGTGGACCCCGCCCGCCGACACCACGTACCGGGCCCTGTTCCACAACGATCCTCGCCCGCTGAACGAGGCGGTCGAGCAACAGCTCGCGGACCGGGACGAACCCGGTGTGCTGGTGATCGAGGCGCCGACCGGAGAAGGCAAGACTCGTGCCGGGTTCCAGGCCGCGGCCACGTTGGTGAACCGGCTCGGCTTGTCGGGGATGTACTTCGCGCTGCCGACGAAGGCGACCGCGGCCCAGGTCCACGAGGAGCTGACCTCCGTCGCGACGGAGCTCCAACTGCCCTACCTGCCGAACCTGGTGCAAGGCCGATCGCCGGTCGATCCGTCCTGCGTCAGCGAGGACGGAGACGGTGCCCACGACGGGCACGAGTGGTTCACCCGCAAGCGCGGGCTGCTGTTCCCCATCGGAGTCGGCACGATCGACCAGGCGCTGCAATCGGTGATCACCTCGCGACACGTGTTCGTGCGGCTCACCGGACTGTCCGGGAAGGTCCTGGTCCTCGACGAAGTGCACGACGTCGACGCCCACATGACGACGCTGCTGCGGAGGCTGATGTGGTGGTGCGGGCGGTTCGGGATTCCGGTGGTGCTGATGTCCGCGACCCTGCCCGCCGGTCACCGCGAGCAGCTCATCGCGCAGTGGCGCGCGGGACGCGGTGGCCGTTCACCTAGGCACGCTGAACCTGGGCCTGCCACTTCCGGTGGCCGGCAGGTCACGTGGGCCGGCGAGTGCAGCGCTCCGGTTTCCGTGCCGATCAACGAGCTTTCGAGGATCAACGCGAACCGTCCTCCCGTGGCTCTGCACCACATCGCCGAGGCGGAGCTCGCGGGCTGGCTGCGCGAGCAGGACGGTTGCGCGTTGGTCGTGCGGAACCTGGTGCGCGATGCGCAAGCCACCTGCGAAGCGCTGGAACACGAGATCAAGTCCTGGCAACGCAAGCCCGAGCTCGTCCTGCTCACCGGGCACACGCCCACGAGCAAGCGAGCGAAGATCGAACGTTGGCTGCGCACTTCCTTCGGACCGACGGCCGCGACGCGCCCGTACGCCATCGTGATCGGCACCCAAGTGCTCCAGCACAGCCTGGACGTGGACTTCGACGTGCTCGCCAGCGACCTGGCTCCGATCAACGAGCTGATCCAACGGCTCGGACGCGTTCATCGCCACGAACGCGACGACGTGCGTTCGAACCCGGCGCCGCAGTTCGCGTTGATCCAACCGCCCGAGGATGACGTCGGGCCGAAGTTCGCGCGCGGACTGCACAACGTCTACCACCACGCTCCGATGCTGCAGACCTGGCGCGTGCTGTGGGGCCGGGCGGAACTGAAGTTGCCCGGCGAAACCGGCCAGTTGGTATCCGAGGTCTACGACGCACCGGTTGACGTCCTGAGCCCGGCGATGCGCCGACGATTCGAGAAGGCCGAACGAAGCATGGCCGCCCAGGACGCGAACGACGAGTCCAAGGTCCGCCGGTTCTACCTCCCTCCGCTGCGCCCCGAGGACTCCGTCCGAGAACTGACCGACCGCCCCACGATCGCCGCCCGCACCCGCAAGGACACCCCCTGGAAGGACAGCACGTGACCACCGACGACACCGTGTCGCTCGAACCGTTCGAGGTCGTACTGCTGCGCCCGGACGAGCCGTTACCGCGCGCGCTCGACGGCACCCCGGTCGACCTGTCCGACACGCACGATCTCGACGAGGCGGAGCAGCAGGCGCTCGTGGATTCGACCGTGCACATCCACCCCGCAGAGCTCGGGGAACGTGCTCTCAGGGTGGTGAGCGACCTGCCGGTGCCCGGGTGCTTCGAACGGTCCGGCTGGCTGCAGGACCACCAAGTACTCGTGCTCGACGAGGCCTCCCGTATCGGCCCCGTCCGCTTCGAGCTCCACGAGACCCTCGGCCTGCGCATCGAGGAGGACGGATGACCCGGCCATCGTTCGACCTCTCGACCGAACCGTGGATTCCAGTGGTCGACCGCGAGGGCGACTCCCGCACGCTCAGCATCATCGATGTCTTCCGCCAAGCGCACGATCTGCGGTGGATCGACGCGGAAGCCCCGCCGGTCGCCGCCGCCCTGCACCGGCTGCTGCTGGCCGTGCTGCACGCCGGCCTCGGCGGTCCGCGCGACCGGAAGGCGTGGGGAAGCCTGTGGGAGGCGCCCGAGCTGCCCGCCGAATCGGTGCGCAAATACATCGAGAGCGTGCCCGGCGCATTCGACCTGTTCGACGCGGAGCGGCCGTTCCTGCAGTGCCCGGCGTTGGAGACCGTGGACGTGCGGCCGGTGGCGCAGCTCGTCCAGTTCCGCGCGGTGGGCAGCAACCTCACGCTGTTCGACCACACCACTGCAGGCGATCGGCTCGCTCTCACCCCGGCCGAAGCAGCGCGCTGGTTGGTGACCGTGCAGTGCTACGACCCGGGTGGCACGAAAACTCCGTACGAGAAGGTCAAGAACTCCTCCGCCGGGCTCGGGAACAGGTTCGGCGTAGTCATGGCCGAAGGCAGCACCGTGAAGGAGACCCTGCTCCTCAACGCCCACTGCTACGACCCCGAGTACGAGATCCCGTGGAGTTCGACGCACGACGATCTGCCCGCGTGGGAAGCAGGTCCTCCGAACCCTCGCCCGGAGGAACGCGCCCCGTACGGATGGCTCGATCTCCTCACCTGGCCCGCCCGCCGAGTGCTCCTGCACCCCTCGACCAAGTCCGGCGACTGCACCGTGGACGGCGTCGTCATCACCCCCGGCGTCACCTTGAAGAACGAGCTCCGCCAGGTCGAGCTGATGGCGGCGTTCGAGAAACCACCTTCGAAGTCGAAGAAGGACGACCAGCCGTGGAACCCGGTTCGACTGCACGAGCTCCGCGGGGTGTGGCGGCACGCGCGCAAACTGCTGCTCGCCGAGGACACTCGGCAGCACGAACGCCCCAAGATCCTCGACCACGTCTCCGATCAAATCGAGTGGGGGACGCTGCCGGTCGACGCTGTGTTCACCATCCGCGTGTTCGGCCAGCAGCTCGACGACAGCGGCGGCGGTTCGGTGTACGCCTGGCTGCAGGAACAGCTCCCCGCACCCGCCGCACTACTCACCAACCGCCAGCCCTGGCTCGGTGAGGTCCTGGGCAGTTGCGTCGCACTCGCGGACAACCTCGGCAGGGCGCTGGACCAGTTCGCGAACGAGTGCCGCAAAGCCTTCCACGCCGAACACAGCACCGATGCGAAACGCCGCGCCAAGCACAACTTCGGACTCACGCAGGCCTATTGGCCGACTCTCCCCACCGAGTTCGCCACGCTGCTGCGCGCCCTCGGCACCGTCGTCGTCGATCGGTCACCGGCGAAGCCACCGATCAACGCATGGCGCGACACCGTGCGCTCGACCGCCGAAGACGCGGTGGACCGCGCCGTCGCCCAGCTGCGAGACCGGCAGGCACGCCACCTCGCCGAAATCGCCGCGGCCTACGAGGAGTTCCGGAAATCGGTGTTCCACCACTGCCGCACCTTCGACGACCAGATCGGCCGCCATCTTCTCTGAGACGGGACACCATGACCACCAGCGAGAAACCGCCGGTCCGCGAACGCCGCGAGCAGTTCATCGCCCAGCTCGAAAAGCTGGCCCGGACTCTCGCGCACGACCAGAGCAACGCCGCATCACAAGCACGACGCACGCTGGCCCAGCTGCGGCGATCGGTCAGTGGCCAACGCCACGAGCACGAGGCGCTCGCGCTCATCTTCGAGCACGACCCGCCGCGCGCTGAGGAGAAGATCTGGCTGCTCGTCGCCGGGTTGTTCGCCTTCAACCCGCAGCCGAGCAGGAACCGGACCCCGCTGGGCGCCTCTCTCCGCCAACTCGACCGCAAGCGCTCGGGCAGCACCGCCCAGAAGCGCCTGCGCCAGCTGCTCGCCGCCGACGTGAACTCGCTGCCACACCACCTGCGTTCGACGCTGCAACTGCTGGCCGCCGACGACATCCCGGTGAACTACCGGGCGCTGCTCGACGACGCGGTCGTCCTGCTCCGGCCGGACGTCGACGAAGAAAGAGCTCGCGACGTCCGCTGGCGGTGGGCCCGGGACTTCCACAGCTATACCGCACCGAAGACCGACAACGACGATTCTTCCCAGGAGAACGACCAGTGATCCTCGAACTGCACCTGCTCCAGTCCTTCCCGGTCAGCAACCTCAACCGGGACGACCTCGGCCAGCCCAAGAGCGCCACCTTCGGCGGGGTGCCGCGCGCCCGGATCTCCAGCCAGTCGCTGAAGCGCGCCGCCCGCGACGAGTTCACCGAGTACGGGTTGCAGAAGACGAACCTCGGGTCACGCACGAAACGACTCGTCATCGGCACTGCCGAGGAACTCGGCAAGCGCGGCTGTGACACCGAGATCGCTCCCGCCATCGCCACAGCAGCACTGGGCCAACTCGGATTCAAGGTGGAGAAGGCCCAACGCACCCAGTACCTGATGTTCGTCGGCCACCACGCGATCGAGCTGCTCGCCGACTTCTGCGAGGAGAACTGGGACCCGATCGCCGAAGCCGTCGAAAAGGCGAAGGCGTCGAAGAAGAAGGACTCGGACGAGCCGGTCAAGATCGCCAAGGTCAAGCCGGAGAAGGAGGTCGCCGCCGCCGCGAAGCGGATCTTCGACGCGACCCGTTCCGCCGACATCGCGCTGTTCGGCCGCATGATCGCCGACAACAGCGACTTCAACGTCAACGCCGCTTCGCAGG
This window of the Saccharopolyspora gloriosae genome carries:
- a CDS encoding NucA/NucB deoxyribonuclease domain-containing protein; the protein is MATTAPEVQSTAHEQGCDRLQEQLPELASRGETRALCVETREANPADGGPANSMMAAAVPERCMGDYPNDAWIIDRFVGCHRELVLLRVVEVPSGQQIGEVDLSVVNSLEVDPKTLTWNHSAQVFRVGARGDVNGVIANAEATCDTGCTVATSTPPSGLVLTNPQGSMTANSIVDPAVPGSVVAGRTSWTISYTQMGAAPSEPAVYTSEPVRCDNATPNAAAGCVLARYTPTLTYSFANNGELAQHVADAQASGLPGSPISSALTRQTDPELINKNRNTACPGSLPRPDGTECDEYPFASTNQGAFLGNGYSQRMILAGDNQQGGRELAAFYRTNRVMNFDPFYVEVVGS
- the cas2e gene encoding type I-E CRISPR-associated endoribonuclease Cas2e, translating into MSNLVVISTTAVPDYVRGSLSRWLTEPAPGLYVGSISARVRDELWNQVADAIGDGAAVCVHPTDNEQ
- the cas3 gene encoding CRISPR-associated helicase Cas3', encoding MLDELKISPTAPLWGPWGKAGKAKHPHPLICHAIDTAAVAGLLYDVLLGPQVRRDLEEGLRPLGDPRAWVAVLAGLHDIGKSSPIFQAMRHELAAEHIGKEVRPLLTELEPSAKRNDSKTFHGTLTAVHLSRCLDGWGASVELRDALSFGLGGHHGSLLTSHEVRLACGRLPHHGGEPWHELRCAVVREVARLWGLGDPAEADWRNAKLDVPSAVGLAGLTSVADWIASDENNFGYVEPPLKELDLTAYRDKSLALAEKAVYETLRWKRWTPPADTTYRALFHNDPRPLNEAVEQQLADRDEPGVLVIEAPTGEGKTRAGFQAAATLVNRLGLSGMYFALPTKATAAQVHEELTSVATELQLPYLPNLVQGRSPVDPSCVSEDGDGAHDGHEWFTRKRGLLFPIGVGTIDQALQSVITSRHVFVRLTGLSGKVLVLDEVHDVDAHMTTLLRRLMWWCGRFGIPVVLMSATLPAGHREQLIAQWRAGRGGRSPRHAEPGPATSGGRQVTWAGECSAPVSVPINELSRINANRPPVALHHIAEAELAGWLREQDGCALVVRNLVRDAQATCEALEHEIKSWQRKPELVLLTGHTPTSKRAKIERWLRTSFGPTAATRPYAIVIGTQVLQHSLDVDFDVLASDLAPINELIQRLGRVHRHERDDVRSNPAPQFALIQPPEDDVGPKFARGLHNVYHHAPMLQTWRVLWGRAELKLPGETGQLVSEVYDAPVDVLSPAMRRRFEKAERSMAAQDANDESKVRRFYLPPLRPEDSVRELTDRPTIAARTRKDTPWKDST
- the casA gene encoding type I-E CRISPR-associated protein Cse1/CasA, with the translated sequence MTRPSFDLSTEPWIPVVDREGDSRTLSIIDVFRQAHDLRWIDAEAPPVAAALHRLLLAVLHAGLGGPRDRKAWGSLWEAPELPAESVRKYIESVPGAFDLFDAERPFLQCPALETVDVRPVAQLVQFRAVGSNLTLFDHTTAGDRLALTPAEAARWLVTVQCYDPGGTKTPYEKVKNSSAGLGNRFGVVMAEGSTVKETLLLNAHCYDPEYEIPWSSTHDDLPAWEAGPPNPRPEERAPYGWLDLLTWPARRVLLHPSTKSGDCTVDGVVITPGVTLKNELRQVELMAAFEKPPSKSKKDDQPWNPVRLHELRGVWRHARKLLLAEDTRQHERPKILDHVSDQIEWGTLPVDAVFTIRVFGQQLDDSGGGSVYAWLQEQLPAPAALLTNRQPWLGEVLGSCVALADNLGRALDQFANECRKAFHAEHSTDAKRRAKHNFGLTQAYWPTLPTEFATLLRALGTVVVDRSPAKPPINAWRDTVRSTAEDAVDRAVAQLRDRQARHLAEIAAAYEEFRKSVFHHCRTFDDQIGRHLL
- the casB gene encoding type I-E CRISPR-associated protein Cse2/CasB; translated protein: MTTSEKPPVRERREQFIAQLEKLARTLAHDQSNAASQARRTLAQLRRSVSGQRHEHEALALIFEHDPPRAEEKIWLLVAGLFAFNPQPSRNRTPLGASLRQLDRKRSGSTAQKRLRQLLAADVNSLPHHLRSTLQLLAADDIPVNYRALLDDAVVLLRPDVDEERARDVRWRWARDFHSYTAPKTDNDDSSQENDQ
- the cas7e gene encoding type I-E CRISPR-associated protein Cas7/Cse4/CasC; the protein is MILELHLLQSFPVSNLNRDDLGQPKSATFGGVPRARISSQSLKRAARDEFTEYGLQKTNLGSRTKRLVIGTAEELGKRGCDTEIAPAIATAALGQLGFKVEKAQRTQYLMFVGHHAIELLADFCEENWDPIAEAVEKAKASKKKDSDEPVKIAKVKPEKEVAAAAKRIFDATRSADIALFGRMIADNSDFNVNAASQVAHAISTHAVATEFDYYTAVDDLKKDDEPGADMIGTIDFNTACYYRYVNLDLTQLRKNLLGDEELVAQAAKAWLGAFIETTPTGKQTTTAARTMPETLLGTVRNRGAWNLANAFLRPVTGTDLLGTSTQRMFEHFEKLRGFYGDSALRTVAGAALSCGTDPLPAEDTVTGIDELSTRLLTTALETA